GATATCATCAACAGCTAGACCTAAATATGTATCCTTCCACATAATGACTATTACTTTATCATTTTCATCATAGTTGGAGTTTACATTGTATAGTTTCTTGCTCAAATTAACTACAGGTAGTATCTTATCATTGTATTTAATAACTCCCAATAAGTAATCTGAGGATTCTGGAATTGGATTTGGAGTTTTAAATTCTATTATCTTTTCAACATGTGATATGTTTACTGCAAAATCTTGATTGTTGCTTGAAAATATAATAAAACGTTCCATTATTTATCACCTCACAAACATATTATTAAGTATATCGACAATTTAAAGCAATAATTTAATATTTATTACAATTAAATAATAGATACCCCTAAACTAATTAAAAATCAATTCAGGGGTAAATTTTTTTAAATCTTGAATCTTCTTGCGATCGTCTGAAGATTCTGTGCTAATTCAGATAATCCTTCACTAGCACCAGCAATTTGCTCTATAGAAGCTGATTGTTCTTCCATTGATGCTGATGCTTCTTGAGTTGACGCTGAGTTTTCCTCAGCTATAGCTGTAAGATTTTGTAGTGCATCCAGGATTCCATTTTTCATTTCTTCCATTTCCTCACTGGAAACATTCAGTTTTTTTGTTGCTTCTATTGCTTCCCCTATAGATTTGGAAATCATCATATACTTGTCTTTATTATTTACTACACTATTTGTTTGTTCCTTACTAATAGCAGACACTCTCTCCATGGTCTTTA
The DNA window shown above is from Tissierella sp. Yu-01 and carries:
- a CDS encoding chemotaxis protein CheW produces the protein MERFIIFSSNNQDFAVNISHVEKIIEFKTPNPIPESSDYLLGVIKYNDKILPVVNLSKKLYNVNSNYDENDKVIVIMWKDTYLGLAVDDIIGIRGYEDKQLEDAVMNTQISKEYVIGFIKAEEGITIVLDTDKIFNIEQENEILSSTEVEDYIIGDDE